Sequence from the Pseudomonas sp. 7SR1 genome:
CCGCCAACCGCGCCGCCGGCCTGACCCATCGCCTGCTGGCTTTCTCGCGTCGCCAATCGCTGGACCCCAAGGCCGTACAGATGAACACCCTCGTACTGTCCATGGGAGAACTGTTGCAACGCAGCCTCAACGAAAGCATCCGGCTGGACATGCACCTGGACAATCAACTGTGGATCGCCGAAGCCGACCCCAATCAATTGGAAAGCGCCCTGCTCAACCTGGTGCTCAACGCCCGGGACGCCATGCCCGATGGCGGTAAACTCGTGGTGAAGACCTACAACCAGTACCTGGATACCGGGTTCACCGACGCCTACACCAACCTCGAACCCGGCGATTACGTGGTATTGAGCGTCCAGGACACCGGTTGCGGGATGCCCGAGGCGGTCGTCAGTCGTGCCTTCGACCCTTTCTTCACCACCAAGCCCATCGGCCAGGGTACCGGGCTGGGCCTGTCAATGATCTATGGCTTCAGCAAGCAATCCCACGGCCATGTGACCATCGACAGCGTTGTCGGCCAGGGCACCACGGTCAACCTGTACCTGCCGCGCTTCAAGGGTGAAGAGGTGCAAGAGCCCAAGGTCGATGCCCAGCACACCCCCCATGCCCAGGATGGCGAGACCGTGCTGATCGTCGAAGACGATCCGGCGGTTCGGGTGCTGGTCAGCGCGGTACTGAGTGAATTGGGCTACACGTTCCTCGAAGCTGCCGACGCCAATGGCGCGATACCGATTCTCCAATCAGACCAGCGCATCGATCTGCTGGTCAGCGACGTGGGCCTGCCGGGCATGAACGGGCGGCAACTGGCGGAAATCGGCCGGCAGATACGCCCGGACCTGCGGGTGCTGTTCATCACCGGTTACGCCGAACATGCCGCGGTAAGGGGTGGTTTCCTCGATCCGGGCATGCAGATGATCACCAAGCCGTTCACCTTCGACTTGCTGACCGCCAAGGTACGGGAAATGATCCGGGCCTGAGCGGCCCGGACTTACCGGCGATGCATGAAGATCAGGACAGCATGGTGCGCATGATGGCCTGCAGCTCATCCAGCTTGAAGGGTTTGCCCAGAATGGGGGCCGTGCGGGTGATGGGACTGTCGGTTTCCTGGATCTCCGCGGCATACCCGCTGATGAAGATCACCTTCAGGTCAGGGCGCAACCTGACGGCAGGCTCGGCGATCTGTACCCCGGAAATGCCGCCTGGCAGACGAAAATCAGTGATCATCATGTCCAGGTGGGGCTTGCTTGCCAGGATCTCGAAGGCCTTTTCACCGTTCTCGGCCTCCAGCACCCGATACCCTTCGCCCGACAGGTAGGCGGACAACACCGTCATGATCGACGGGTCGTCCTCGACGATCAGTACAACATCTTGCGCATCTTCACTCATGAGAAGCCTTTGTTCGATCAATAGCTGCTGATACGACCGTAGGGTCACTCAGAGGTTGCGTCGGCCCGACAGTTTTCTGCAGGGGCAGACAAACGCGAAACAAGGCCCCTTCGTTGAGGCGGCTGTCGACCGTGATGGTGCCACCGTGGGCGGTCACGATCTGCTCGGAAATGAACAGCCCCAGCCCCAGGCCGGCGGAGACAGCCTTGGACGTCACCCGCTCGAACTGCTGGAAGATGCGCTTCTGGTTCTCTTCGCTGATGCCGATGCCGCGGTCCTGGACTTCGACGCAGGCATGCTCAGGCGTCTGGTAGACACGCACGTCGATGGGACCTTTGCCGCCATAGCGCAACGCGTTGGTCAAAAGGTTCGACACCACCTGTTCGATCCTGAACTCATCCCAATGGCCTTCCACCGAGGGTTCGGCGGTGTAGGTCAACGAGCATTCAGCCGCCATGAGCTGCGGCTGGAAGTTGCGCAGCAGGTTTTCCACCAGCGTGCCCAGGTTGAAACGAGTCGGACGGATGGACAGTTTTCCGGTACGAATCCGCGACACATCCAGCATGTCTTCGATCAGGCGGATCAAGCTCTTGATCTGACGCTCGTCGCGCTCGACCATCGCCCTCACCTTGTCCAGGCTGAATGCCGCGGCATTGTCCCGGGCCAAGTGCATCTTGCGCAGTTGAGTCTCCAGGATCAGGCCATTGAGGGGCGTACGCACCTCATGGGCCACGATGGACATGAAATCGTCACGCATGCGCACCGCCTGTTCGAGTTCGCCGCGGGTGGCCTGCAACTGCTGCAGCAGGACTTCCTGTTCCCGGCGACTCTCTTGCAGGGCAACGACCTGCTCCTTAACAGCCTTTTTCTGGCGATAAAGCTCCACGAACACGTTGACCTTGCTTCTGACGGCATGGGTGTCCAATGGTTTGTGCAGGAAATCCACCGCGCCGTTCTCATAGCCGGTGAACGCATAGTTACGCTCACGACCGGCGGCGCTGACGAAAATGATGGGAATGCTGCGGGTCTTCTCCGTGCCGCGCATCAGTTCGGCCAGTTCGAAGCCGTTCATCTCCGGCATCTGCACATCGATAATCGCCAATGCGAAGTCGTGTTGCAGCAGCAGGGACAGCGCCTGGTCAGCCGACAGCGCCTTGAAGACCTCGCGGTTGTCCCCCTTGATCAGCGCCTCCAGAGCCAACAGATTTTCCGGCAGATCGTCGACGATCAGCAGTTTGGCTTGAATCTCTCTTGGCATCTCGTTCATTCCAACCCGGCCAGCAATTCGCTGATGCCTTGTAAAGTAAGGATGTGGTCCGGCTCGTGCAGCGCCAACGCCGCCTCGGGCATGGTCGGGACCTGGGCTTGTGCGGGGTCCTGGACAACCGTGACGCCGCCCAGGGCCTTGACCCGGGCCAGGCCCTGGGCACCGTCGTCATTGGCCCCCGTCAGCACGACCGCCAGCAGGTTCGGGCCGTATACATCGGCGGCGGATTCGAACAGCACGTCAATGGACGGCCGGGAATGATGCACCGGTGCCTCCAGGCTCAACGACAGGCTGCGATCGGCCTCCACCGACAAGTGATAACCCGGCGTGGCGAAGTACAGGGTGCCAGGCTGGATGTCCTGCTTGTCCCGCGCCTCCTCCACCGGTATCGCCAGGCGATGGCCGAAGACCTGGGCCAATTGGCTGTCACGCTCGTCGGGCAGGTGCAATACCGCCAGCACAGGTATGCCAAAGCCCGGGCGCAATTGCCCGAACACCTTGAGCAGCGCCTCGACCCCGCCGGCTGAAGCACCGACCACAATGGCCTCGACCGCAGGCCAGGACCCATCCCTCGTCTGGTTCATAACTTGCGATAGATCCGTTCCTGTTTGACCAACGGCTCGAATTGCTTGCCGAACGTTGAAAAATCCAGGGTTTCCTTGCTGCCCAACACAAGAAAGCCTCGGTGGCAGAGCGACTCGTGGAATAACCCAAAGGCGCGATCTTGCAACTTCTTGTTGAAATATATCAATACGTTACGACAGGAAATTAACTGTGTTTCTGAAAAAACACTGTCCGTCGCCAGGCTATGATCAGCGAAAGTCACGTTCTCGCACAGTGTCTTGTCGAACATGGCGTAATCGTAGGCAGCAGTGTAGTAGTCGGCAAACGATCGACGCCCGCCGGCACGCTGGTAATTCTGGGTGTAGCTCCTGACGCTTTCCAGGGAAAAAATGCCCTGCTTGGCTTTTTCCAGCGACCTGGGATTGATATCGGTGGCATAGATCAAGGTACGGTCCAGCAAGCCCTCCTCCCGCAGCAGGATCGCCATGGAGTAGACCTCTTCCCCCGTGCTGCAACCGGCAATCCAGATCTTGATGGAAGGATAGGTCTTGAGCAGCGGCACGACTTCCTCGCGGATAGCCAGGAAGTGCGACGGGTCGCGGAACATCTCGCTGACCGGAATCGTCAGCAACTGCAAAAGCTGCATGAAAATGCCCGGGTCGTGCAGCACCCGTTCCTGGAGCGCCGAAATGGTCCGGCATTCGAACTGGCTCAGGGCATGCAGTACCCGGCGCTTGATGGAAGCACCGGAGTAATCCCGGAAATCATAGCTGTACTTGAGGTAGATCGCTTCGATCAACAACCGAAGCTCAATGTCAGTGTCACGTTCCACTAAATTCTTTCCATATTCGGCAACCACACGCGAATCAGTGAAAACAGACGGTCCAGGTCGATCGGCTTGGCCAGGTAGTCGTTGGAACCCGCCGCCAGGCAACGCTCCTGATCATCCTTCATGGCCTTGGCCGTCACGGCGATGATGGGCAGCTTGCGCCAACGCGGGTCCTTGCGGATCAGCGCGGTGGCTTCGAAACCGTCCATTTCCGGCATCATCACGTCCATCAGCACCAGGTCGATGTCCTCGTTCTCATTCAACCGCTCGATCGCCTCGAAGCCGTTGCGACCGATGACCACGATCGCCCCTTTTGCCTCCAGGGCACTGGTCAACGCGAAGATATTGCGCACATCGTCGTCCACCAGCAGCACCTTGCGCCCCTCGAATACCTTGTCGCGGCTGCGGGCAGCCTTGAGCATGCGCTGTCGTTCATGGGACAACCGGGATTCGACTTTGTGCAGAAAGAGTGTCACCTCGTCCAGCAACCGCTCTGGCGAGCGGGCACCCTTGATGATGATCGAGCGCGAATATTTGCGCAGCTCGGCTTCTTCATCGCGGGTCAGGTTGCGTCCGGTGTAGACGATCACCGGTGGGAAGGAACAGATTTCCTCGGTGGACATGCGCTTGAGCAGATCGTTGCCCAGCATGTCCGGCAGCTTGAGGTCGATGATCATGCAGTCGTAGACGTTGTCCCGCAGCAGGTCCAGGGCTTGCTGGGCCAGGCCTACGGCCGTGATCTCGATGTCGTCGTCGCCGATCAGGCGGGTGATGCTGTCGCGCTGCAGGTCATCGTCCTCCACCAGCAGCACTCGCTTGACCTTCTGGGTCAGCTTGGCTTCCAGGCGCGCGAACACGTCCTTGAGCTCTTCGCGGGTGGTCGGCTTGACGGCATAGCCGATAGCCCCCATGTGCATCGCGGCCTCGACGCGATCTTCGACGGAAATCACATGCACCGGGATATGCCGGGTCTCGGGTTGTTCCTTGAGCCGCTGCAGCACGGTCAGGCCGGAGTGATCGGGCAGGCGCATATCCAGCAGGATCGCATCGGGCTTGAGCTGCAAGGCCAGGTCGAAGCCTTCGTCGGCAGCGTGGGCCACCAGGCACTGGTAGCCCAGTTCGTGAGCCAGGTCGAAAAGGATCCGGGCGAACCGGGCCTCGTCTTCGATCACCAGGATGCAGCGGGTGGCGAACGGGGCCTTGTCCCGGTCGTCGGCGAACCGGGCGATGGGGCTTTCCACTTCGGCCACCGGGGGAGCCGTCACAGAAGCAGGCGCGGCGGTCACGGGGGCAGGCAGGCTGGACGAGGGGATGAACGTCGGTGGCTCCACTGGGGCGTTCCCAGGCTCGACATAGCGCTCGGGCAGGACCAGGGTGAACACGCTGCCCTGTCCCGGCTCGCTGGACACCGAGATCGAGCCGCCCAGCAGGGTCGCCAGGTCCCGGGAAATCGACAGCCCCAGGCCGGTGCCGCCATACCGGCGGTTGGTGGTGCCATCGGCCTGGCGGAACGCTTCGAAGATACTCTGCTGCTGGTCCGCGCTGATGCCGATCCCGGAGTCACGCACCATGAATGCGATGCCCGAGTCCGGCTGGCCGCTGAC
This genomic interval carries:
- a CDS encoding response regulator; protein product: MTLAEPLSERALILAPLGRDSQIALMILNEAGFAGLICRHLGQLCEELEKGAGLLVISSEALVGPDLETLFLEIEQQPAWSDLPIVLLTHHGGPEQNPAARIGMQLGNVTFLERPFHPVTLVSLVTTALRGRRRQYEARDRLIDLSNSELRLQNTLETLEQQVEERTAQLRHNEEALRQSQKMEAVGQLTGGIAHDFNNMLTGIIGSLELLRRRLARGRTEDLDSLIDLGVTSANRAAGLTHRLLAFSRRQSLDPKAVQMNTLVLSMGELLQRSLNESIRLDMHLDNQLWIAEADPNQLESALLNLVLNARDAMPDGGKLVVKTYNQYLDTGFTDAYTNLEPGDYVVLSVQDTGCGMPEAVVSRAFDPFFTTKPIGQGTGLGLSMIYGFSKQSHGHVTIDSVVGQGTTVNLYLPRFKGEEVQEPKVDAQHTPHAQDGETVLIVEDDPAVRVLVSAVLSELGYTFLEAADANGAIPILQSDQRIDLLVSDVGLPGMNGRQLAEIGRQIRPDLRVLFITGYAEHAAVRGGFLDPGMQMITKPFTFDLLTAKVREMIRA
- a CDS encoding response regulator, producing MSEDAQDVVLIVEDDPSIMTVLSAYLSGEGYRVLEAENGEKAFEILASKPHLDMMITDFRLPGGISGVQIAEPAVRLRPDLKVIFISGYAAEIQETDSPITRTAPILGKPFKLDELQAIMRTMLS
- a CDS encoding hybrid sensor histidine kinase/response regulator, yielding MPREIQAKLLIVDDLPENLLALEALIKGDNREVFKALSADQALSLLLQHDFALAIIDVQMPEMNGFELAELMRGTEKTRSIPIIFVSAAGRERNYAFTGYENGAVDFLHKPLDTHAVRSKVNVFVELYRQKKAVKEQVVALQESRREQEVLLQQLQATRGELEQAVRMRDDFMSIVAHEVRTPLNGLILETQLRKMHLARDNAAAFSLDKVRAMVERDERQIKSLIRLIEDMLDVSRIRTGKLSIRPTRFNLGTLVENLLRNFQPQLMAAECSLTYTAEPSVEGHWDEFRIEQVVSNLLTNALRYGGKGPIDVRVYQTPEHACVEVQDRGIGISEENQKRIFQQFERVTSKAVSAGLGLGLFISEQIVTAHGGTITVDSRLNEGALFRVCLPLQKTVGPTQPLSDPTVVSAAIDRTKASHE
- a CDS encoding chemotaxis protein CheB, coding for MNQTRDGSWPAVEAIVVGASAGGVEALLKVFGQLRPGFGIPVLAVLHLPDERDSQLAQVFGHRLAIPVEEARDKQDIQPGTLYFATPGYHLSVEADRSLSLSLEAPVHHSRPSIDVLFESAADVYGPNLLAVVLTGANDDGAQGLARVKALGGVTVVQDPAQAQVPTMPEAALALHEPDHILTLQGISELLAGLE
- a CDS encoding CheR family methyltransferase; its protein translation is MERDTDIELRLLIEAIYLKYSYDFRDYSGASIKRRVLHALSQFECRTISALQERVLHDPGIFMQLLQLLTIPVSEMFRDPSHFLAIREEVVPLLKTYPSIKIWIAGCSTGEEVYSMAILLREEGLLDRTLIYATDINPRSLEKAKQGIFSLESVRSYTQNYQRAGGRRSFADYYTAAYDYAMFDKTLCENVTFADHSLATDSVFSETQLISCRNVLIYFNKKLQDRAFGLFHESLCHRGFLVLGSKETLDFSTFGKQFEPLVKQERIYRKL